The proteins below come from a single Parageobacillus thermoglucosidasius genomic window:
- a CDS encoding (Fe-S)-binding protein, whose protein sequence is MKVSLFVTCLVDLFHTNVGKATVELLERLGCEIDFPEAQTCCGQPAYNSGYVKEAKEAMKHMIRTFEHANYVVTPSGSCATMFKEYPHIFQGDREWEPKAKALADKTYELTQFIVDVLKIEDVGASLQGRATYHTSCHMTRLLGVKEAPFKLLKHVKGLEIVPLPNAHQCCGFGGTFSVKMGPISEQMVDEKIEHIEEIHADYLIGADCGCLMNIGGRIKRQGKPIKVMHIAEVLNSR, encoded by the coding sequence ATGAAAGTTTCCTTGTTCGTCACCTGTCTTGTCGACTTATTCCATACAAACGTTGGAAAAGCAACGGTCGAGCTGCTCGAACGGTTAGGCTGCGAGATTGATTTTCCGGAAGCGCAAACGTGCTGCGGTCAGCCGGCTTACAACAGCGGTTATGTGAAAGAAGCAAAAGAAGCGATGAAACATATGATCCGTACGTTTGAACACGCTAATTATGTTGTCACGCCTTCTGGCTCGTGTGCCACAATGTTTAAAGAATATCCGCACATTTTTCAAGGAGACCGGGAATGGGAGCCAAAAGCGAAAGCGCTCGCTGATAAAACGTACGAACTTACTCAATTCATCGTCGATGTATTGAAAATAGAAGACGTTGGCGCTTCGCTGCAAGGGCGCGCGACATACCATACCTCTTGTCATATGACACGTTTGCTCGGCGTCAAAGAAGCTCCTTTCAAACTTTTGAAACATGTCAAAGGATTAGAAATCGTCCCATTGCCAAATGCCCATCAATGCTGCGGGTTTGGCGGAACGTTTTCCGTCAAAATGGGGCCGATTTCCGAGCAAATGGTGGATGAAAAAATTGAACATATCGAAGAAATCCATGCGGACTATCTAATCGGAGCGGATTGCGGCTGCTTGATGAACATTGGCGGACGCATCAAGCGGCAAGGAAAGCCGATCAAAGTGATGCACATCGCTGAAGTACTTAACAGCCGATAA
- a CDS encoding FadR/GntR family transcriptional regulator encodes MEIKQIKTKKIYEEVAEAIFQMIKSGALKPGDKLDSVQQLAEKFQVGRAAIREALTALKAMGLIELKQGEGTYVREFDPTVLTFPLSVAVLMNKEDIWHLLEVRKLLEVGAASLAAEKRTDDDLTAMEQALHEMQKGIGNNELGEKADLAFHMAVAAASHNPILVSLMNSVSEMMIETMRETRRIWLFSKQTTTEKLLEEHIKIFNAIKEKNAAAAQERMLQHLTNVENVLHKYIYSR; translated from the coding sequence TTGGAAATTAAACAAATTAAAACGAAAAAAATTTATGAAGAAGTAGCAGAAGCAATTTTTCAGATGATCAAGAGCGGTGCATTAAAGCCTGGAGATAAATTGGACTCCGTTCAACAACTTGCTGAAAAATTTCAAGTGGGCCGAGCGGCCATTCGCGAAGCGCTGACCGCTTTAAAAGCAATGGGACTCATCGAATTAAAACAAGGGGAAGGCACTTATGTGCGTGAATTCGATCCAACGGTGCTTACGTTTCCGCTTTCCGTCGCTGTGCTAATGAATAAAGAAGATATTTGGCATTTGCTCGAAGTGCGCAAATTGCTGGAAGTAGGAGCCGCCTCCTTAGCTGCGGAAAAACGGACCGATGACGATTTAACAGCGATGGAACAAGCCCTGCATGAAATGCAGAAAGGCATCGGAAACAACGAGCTTGGCGAAAAAGCCGACCTTGCTTTCCATATGGCGGTCGCTGCCGCCTCCCACAATCCCATTTTAGTCAGCTTAATGAACAGCGTATCGGAAATGATGATCGAAACAATGCGGGAAACGCGGCGGATTTGGCTGTTTTCCAAGCAAACGACAACGGAAAAGCTCCTCGAAGAACATATAAAAATTTTCAATGCCATTAAAGAGAAAAATGCCGCCGCCGCACAAGAGAGAATGCTTCAGCATTTGACCAACGTGGAGAATGTGCTTCATAAATATATTTATTCGCGATAA
- a CDS encoding L-lactate permease, translating to MEWKQDFTPIADHLWLSAIVALIPILYFFWALAVKRMKGHIAGVTTLLIALVVSVIAYKMPAGMAVMSMTQGAVYGLLPIGWIIITSVFLYKLTVKSGQFDIIRSSVLSITEDRRLQALLIAFSFGAFLEGAAGFGAPVAISAALLVGLGFNPLYAAGICLIANTAPVAFGAIGIPITAMEGPTGIPAMEISKMVGRQLPFLSVFIPFYLVLIMAGWKKTVEVLPAIIVSGVSFAITQYATSNFLGPELPDILSALVSLFALAIFLKYWKPKSTYRFSTESEVAASAQANRASHTSGEVFKAWSPFLVLTAFISLWGIPQVKAALTGHYEGTNGLLKLVNEIGSHLTFAPEVPGLHNKIISASGQPIAAVYKLELLGAAGTAILLAAVVTKFIIKMSWKDWGRTFVETLDELKFPIMTIASVVGFAYVTNASGMSTTLGMALAKTDALFPFFSPFLGWLGVFITGSDTSSNLLFANLQKVTATSIGMDPVLALAANSSGGVVGKMISPQSIAVACAAVGLAGKESDLFRFTIKHSIFLIILIGILIFLQSNVLSWMIPS from the coding sequence ATGGAATGGAAGCAAGATTTTACACCGATTGCTGATCATCTTTGGCTATCTGCGATTGTTGCACTTATTCCGATTTTGTATTTTTTCTGGGCGTTGGCTGTTAAACGGATGAAAGGACACATAGCCGGGGTTACTACATTGCTTATTGCTTTGGTAGTATCTGTAATCGCTTACAAAATGCCGGCGGGAATGGCTGTGATGTCGATGACACAAGGGGCGGTTTACGGACTGTTGCCAATCGGCTGGATTATTATCACTTCTGTCTTTTTATATAAATTGACCGTCAAATCCGGCCAGTTTGATATTATCCGTAGTTCCGTGCTGTCCATTACGGAGGACCGCCGTTTGCAAGCTTTATTGATAGCGTTCTCATTTGGGGCGTTTCTTGAGGGGGCGGCTGGATTTGGGGCGCCAGTAGCGATTTCCGCTGCGCTGCTTGTCGGCTTAGGGTTTAACCCGTTGTATGCGGCGGGAATTTGTTTGATTGCCAATACGGCACCTGTCGCCTTCGGGGCTATCGGGATCCCAATTACTGCGATGGAAGGGCCAACAGGCATCCCGGCGATGGAAATTTCGAAAATGGTAGGGCGACAATTACCTTTCTTGTCAGTATTTATCCCGTTCTACCTTGTCCTGATTATGGCCGGATGGAAAAAAACAGTAGAAGTGTTGCCAGCAATCATTGTATCAGGGGTTTCCTTTGCGATTACGCAATATGCTACTTCTAACTTTTTAGGCCCTGAACTTCCGGACATTTTATCTGCCTTAGTTTCGCTGTTTGCGCTTGCTATCTTTTTAAAGTATTGGAAGCCAAAAAGCACGTATCGTTTTTCAACGGAATCGGAAGTGGCGGCATCAGCCCAAGCAAACCGTGCCTCCCATACAAGCGGGGAAGTATTTAAAGCTTGGTCTCCGTTTTTAGTGTTAACCGCATTTATTTCCTTATGGGGAATTCCGCAAGTGAAAGCGGCGCTAACCGGGCATTATGAAGGAACAAACGGGCTTTTAAAGCTGGTCAATGAGATTGGTTCTCATTTAACGTTTGCGCCAGAAGTGCCGGGATTGCACAATAAAATCATTAGCGCAAGCGGTCAGCCGATTGCGGCAGTATACAAATTAGAGCTGCTCGGCGCAGCTGGTACAGCGATTTTGTTGGCTGCGGTGGTAACGAAATTTATTATAAAAATGTCTTGGAAAGATTGGGGACGTACGTTTGTCGAGACATTGGATGAATTAAAGTTTCCGATTATGACCATCGCCTCCGTTGTCGGGTTTGCGTACGTAACAAACGCTTCCGGCATGAGCACGACGCTTGGGATGGCGCTGGCGAAGACAGATGCCTTGTTCCCGTTTTTCTCGCCGTTTTTAGGATGGCTCGGCGTGTTTATTACCGGTTCCGATACGTCCTCGAACTTGTTGTTTGCCAACTTGCAAAAAGTGACAGCGACTTCTATCGGAATGGATCCAGTTTTGGCGCTGGCGGCAAACTCTTCCGGCGGGGTTGTTGGAAAGATGATTTCACCGCAATCGATCGCAGTCGCTTGCGCGGCGGTAGGATTGGCGGGAAAAGAATCCGATTTATTCCGGTTTACGATAAAGCATAGCATTTTCTTGATTATTTTGATAGGAATTCTTATTTTCTTGCAATCGAACGTTTTGTCATGGATGATTCCATCATAG
- the glcD gene encoding glycolate oxidase subunit GlcD has protein sequence MISNDVKQRFIRIVGAENYDDSQAGRLVYSYDATPQFQSLPDAVIAPRNTQEVSEIVKICNEHRIPIVPRGSGTNLCAGTCPVEGGIVLVFKHMNKILEIDEENLTVTVQPGVITLDLIKAVEAKGLFYPPDPSSMKISTIGGNINENSGGLRGLKYGVTRDYVLALEVVLPNGEIIRTGGKLAKDVAGYDLTRLFVGSEGTLGVITEATLKLIPMPETKKTMLALYQDLEAAARSVSKIIANKIIPATLEFLDQPTLEVVEAYAQIGLPTDVKAVLLIEQDGPHEIVERDIKKMAEICKKEQAVSVQLARSEEEAEALRTARRTALSALARLKPTTILEDATVPRSEIAKMVKAINEIAEKYNVKICTFGHAGDGNLHPTCPTDARDRDEMERVEKAFAEIFAKAIELGGTITGEHGVGAMKAPYLEWKLGEAGIAAMKAIKQALDPNNIMNPGKVFAKSTRKRVVVTR, from the coding sequence TTGATTTCTAATGATGTAAAACAGCGATTCATCCGCATCGTCGGAGCGGAAAATTATGATGATTCACAGGCAGGAAGACTTGTATATTCCTATGACGCAACGCCGCAGTTTCAGTCTCTTCCGGATGCGGTGATTGCACCAAGAAATACGCAGGAAGTGTCGGAAATTGTGAAAATTTGCAATGAGCACCGCATTCCTATCGTTCCGCGCGGGTCAGGGACAAACCTTTGTGCTGGCACATGTCCGGTTGAAGGCGGGATTGTTCTCGTTTTTAAACATATGAACAAAATTTTAGAGATTGATGAGGAAAATTTAACTGTGACCGTTCAGCCTGGGGTCATAACACTTGACTTAATTAAAGCGGTAGAGGCAAAAGGGCTATTTTATCCGCCAGATCCAAGTTCTATGAAAATTTCTACGATTGGCGGAAACATTAATGAAAATTCGGGGGGATTGCGCGGGTTAAAATATGGGGTTACCCGCGATTATGTGCTGGCACTGGAAGTCGTGCTGCCAAACGGGGAGATCATCCGCACCGGCGGCAAATTGGCGAAAGATGTGGCCGGATATGATTTAACCCGCTTGTTCGTCGGTTCTGAAGGAACGCTCGGCGTTATTACGGAGGCAACGTTAAAATTAATTCCGATGCCGGAAACGAAGAAAACGATGCTTGCGTTGTATCAAGACTTAGAAGCGGCCGCGCGGTCCGTTTCCAAAATTATTGCCAATAAAATTATTCCGGCAACGCTTGAGTTTCTCGACCAGCCGACATTAGAAGTCGTCGAGGCATATGCGCAAATCGGCCTGCCAACCGATGTTAAAGCCGTGCTGTTAATCGAGCAGGACGGACCGCATGAAATTGTGGAGCGCGATATCAAGAAAATGGCGGAAATTTGTAAAAAAGAGCAGGCCGTGTCGGTGCAGCTTGCTCGTTCTGAAGAAGAAGCGGAAGCGTTGCGGACAGCACGGCGCACAGCATTATCCGCGCTTGCCCGCCTCAAACCGACGACGATTTTAGAAGATGCGACAGTGCCGCGTTCCGAAATTGCGAAAATGGTCAAGGCGATTAATGAGATTGCTGAAAAATACAATGTGAAAATATGTACGTTTGGCCATGCGGGAGACGGCAATTTGCATCCGACATGTCCAACCGATGCGCGCGACCGCGATGAGATGGAAAGAGTCGAAAAGGCGTTTGCGGAAATTTTCGCGAAAGCGATTGAGCTTGGCGGAACGATTACAGGCGAACACGGGGTCGGGGCGATGAAAGCACCGTATTTAGAATGGAAGCTTGGCGAAGCAGGAATTGCCGCGATGAAGGCCATTAAGCAGGCGCTGGATCCAAATAACATTATGAATCCTGGCAAGGTATTTGCGAAAAGTACAAGAAAACGGGTGGTGGTAACACGATGA
- a CDS encoding (Fe-S)-binding protein, with product MTTEKERAIMQTEFQKRMDEDELMNCMRCGFCLPTCPTYIESGFQESHSPRGRIALMKAVVDGLIDPDEDVERSLNMCLGCRACEPVCPSGVRYGHLLEEARDIIQQNKKHSFPVRVVRKLVFDELFPYPKRMRIATALLGVYQRSGLRSFARRTGLLKVLPSSLRDMEKILPDVPALKEMKERPRHLASEGAPKRRVAFFSGCLMDTMFMPTNDATMRLLQLAGCEVIIPESQTCCGALHGHGGEKQKAKELAKQNIQAFEQLDVDYVVTNAGGCGAFLTEYDHLLKDEAEWSERAKTFVAKIKDISEVLVELDFHKKGLKVKPQVVTYQDSCHLRNVMKTSASPRKLLRSIQGVEFREMKDADRCCGSAGIYNIVEPEMSMQILDYKMEMAKQTKASTIVTANPGCLLQMKLGIERAGLSNRVRAVHIVDFLLEAVERAQEAEHEEHVRKTS from the coding sequence ATGACGACCGAAAAAGAACGAGCGATCATGCAAACGGAGTTTCAAAAACGGATGGATGAAGATGAACTGATGAACTGCATGCGCTGCGGATTTTGTTTGCCGACATGCCCGACATATATTGAATCGGGATTTCAAGAATCCCATTCTCCGAGAGGGCGCATCGCTTTAATGAAGGCGGTCGTCGATGGCCTGATCGATCCGGATGAAGATGTCGAGCGTTCGTTAAATATGTGTTTAGGGTGCCGGGCGTGCGAGCCGGTCTGCCCTTCCGGAGTTCGCTACGGCCATTTGCTTGAGGAAGCGCGGGATATCATTCAACAAAATAAAAAGCATTCTTTTCCAGTCCGCGTTGTCCGTAAACTCGTATTCGATGAATTGTTCCCATATCCGAAGCGGATGCGAATCGCCACCGCATTGCTTGGGGTGTACCAACGGTCCGGATTACGGTCATTTGCCCGGAGAACCGGACTGTTAAAGGTATTGCCTTCTTCTCTGAGAGACATGGAAAAAATCTTGCCGGACGTTCCGGCGCTGAAAGAGATGAAAGAGCGGCCGCGGCATCTGGCATCCGAGGGGGCTCCGAAGCGGCGGGTCGCTTTTTTCTCAGGGTGTTTAATGGACACGATGTTTATGCCGACGAATGATGCGACGATGCGCTTATTGCAGCTGGCCGGATGTGAAGTCATTATTCCGGAGTCGCAAACGTGCTGCGGCGCACTGCATGGGCATGGCGGGGAGAAACAAAAAGCGAAAGAACTGGCGAAACAAAACATCCAAGCGTTCGAACAGCTCGATGTCGACTATGTTGTTACGAATGCCGGCGGTTGCGGCGCATTCTTAACAGAGTATGACCATTTATTGAAAGACGAAGCGGAGTGGAGCGAACGAGCAAAAACGTTTGTCGCAAAAATCAAGGATATTTCCGAAGTGCTCGTTGAATTGGATTTCCATAAAAAAGGTCTGAAAGTGAAGCCGCAAGTCGTTACGTATCAAGATTCATGCCATTTGCGGAACGTTATGAAGACATCGGCATCGCCAAGAAAACTGCTCCGGTCGATTCAAGGAGTAGAATTCCGCGAGATGAAAGACGCGGATCGCTGTTGCGGATCTGCGGGCATTTATAATATCGTCGAGCCGGAAATGTCGATGCAAATTCTTGACTATAAAATGGAAATGGCCAAGCAGACAAAAGCGTCAACGATTGTCACGGCAAATCCAGGCTGCCTTTTACAAATGAAGCTTGGAATTGAACGGGCAGGGTTGTCCAATCGCGTCCGCGCCGTTCATATTGTCGATTTTTTGCTGGAAGCGGTTGAGCGAGCTCAGGAGGCCGAACATGAAGAACACGTCCGCAAAACATCATGA
- the mreBH gene encoding rod-share determining protein MreBH produces MFTSSEIGIDLGTMNILLYSKNKGIVFNEPAVIAFDTQTNEVVAIGSEAKMMIGKTPSHIETIYPLKHGVIADFDKTVVMLKQMFKLASKRIGFSIKKPNIIISAPFHSTSVERRSIYEVAKHCGAKHVYLLEEPIAAAIGADLPVDEPVANVVVNLGAGRTEAAIISLGGVVACQSLRIGGNQLDEDIIQYVRQRYNLLIGEQTAERIKIEIGYAPVIHEERTMVIHGRDLVTGFLKAVPLRSTEVQKAMEESLSQILSAIRTVLEECPAELSGDIIDRGIVLCGGGALLHGIEDWLSAELHVPIHTAPSPLEAVAIGTGKALSTIQKLVSSSP; encoded by the coding sequence ATGTTCACTTCTTCCGAAATCGGAATCGATCTAGGAACGATGAATATATTACTATACAGCAAAAATAAAGGAATTGTCTTTAACGAGCCGGCCGTTATCGCTTTCGACACCCAAACGAATGAAGTGGTTGCCATTGGATCGGAAGCGAAAATGATGATCGGAAAAACTCCTAGCCACATCGAAACAATATATCCATTAAAACATGGCGTTATTGCAGATTTTGACAAAACCGTCGTCATGCTGAAACAAATGTTTAAGCTCGCCAGCAAGCGAATCGGTTTTTCTATAAAAAAACCAAATATTATAATCAGCGCTCCTTTCCATTCTACTTCCGTTGAACGGCGCTCCATTTATGAAGTGGCAAAACATTGCGGCGCCAAACATGTCTATTTGCTTGAGGAGCCAATCGCCGCAGCAATTGGAGCCGATTTGCCGGTGGATGAACCGGTAGCCAATGTCGTCGTCAATTTGGGCGCTGGCAGAACAGAAGCAGCGATTATTTCTCTTGGCGGAGTGGTGGCATGCCAGTCACTTCGCATAGGCGGTAATCAACTGGACGAAGATATCATCCAATACGTAAGGCAACGTTATAATTTGCTCATTGGCGAGCAAACGGCGGAACGAATAAAAATCGAAATCGGCTATGCGCCAGTGATCCATGAAGAACGGACGATGGTCATTCACGGCCGCGATTTAGTGACCGGCTTTCTGAAGGCTGTCCCGTTGCGCTCCACAGAAGTGCAAAAAGCGATGGAAGAATCGCTTTCGCAAATTCTTAGCGCCATCCGGACCGTCTTGGAAGAATGCCCTGCCGAACTCAGCGGTGATATTATCGACCGCGGCATTGTTTTATGCGGGGGCGGCGCCCTTCTTCATGGCATCGAAGATTGGCTAAGCGCGGAGCTGCACGTTCCTATCCATACCGCTCCAAGCCCGCTTGAAGCGGTAGCGATCGGCACTGGAAAAGCGCTAAGCACAATACAAAAACTCGTCAGTTCCTCGCCGTAA
- a CDS encoding C40 family peptidase, protein MKQFVTLVSLSFLVVFSSLFAHTSSAEAAVNPGLLIAEAKKLIGTPYRYGGTTPKGFDCSGFVYYTHKKVGKILPRSSKQMYQKGKAVHKSNLRPGDLVFFNTSKTKKGVSHVAIYIGNNRIIHAVSKGVKIDSLSNSYWKSKYVGAKRL, encoded by the coding sequence ATGAAACAATTTGTCACACTAGTTTCACTATCATTTCTAGTTGTGTTCTCTTCATTGTTTGCACATACTTCTAGCGCAGAAGCGGCTGTCAATCCAGGATTGTTGATCGCCGAAGCGAAAAAATTGATTGGCACTCCATACCGATATGGCGGAACAACACCAAAAGGATTCGATTGTTCGGGATTCGTTTATTATACACATAAAAAAGTCGGAAAGATTTTACCACGTTCTTCCAAGCAAATGTACCAAAAAGGAAAAGCGGTGCACAAATCGAATTTGCGCCCAGGCGATCTCGTGTTTTTTAATACTTCTAAAACTAAAAAAGGCGTTTCCCATGTGGCAATCTACATAGGTAACAATCGAATTATTCACGCTGTATCGAAAGGAGTAAAAATTGACAGCTTAAGCAATTCGTACTGGAAATCAAAGTATGTTGGCGCAAAACGGTTATAA
- a CDS encoding bifunctional diguanylate cyclase/phosphodiesterase yields the protein MPKGIEYEYTLFILSAVFLVVTAQLWLHRVAKKKLLSSLFQTAPRLTGSFYVIAVVLLFSGTIYINYLEKEQQKEYEEGAKNVARLLADNLTSMHHERLNERTSENDKTYLHILQLMTRWQNDHPEILSVYTLKKNERGEHYFVVDPEADYNRNGKIDGKREQRVPIGTVYRTYLPELEMAFQGKFAMEEHPTTDRWGKSIGAFMPIFKADGTVDAVLGIDYDANTYLKKLENERQKGMWISFLVFLVWEAVYILGVYAQIGRKLFAKHKQELEVSEKRFKRLSEMTTEGIIVHAHGKVIEANKAACQLFGYVEKEIIHMPIQDLVIPESLKNAGRCQEGKCAIQLRRKDGTIFNAEVVQYEYDYGANKKVNVAAIRDITERKNSKEKRQCIAVHDDLTGLPNKEVLHRAIAEKIQEASCRREEVAVMLLEISGMKTINDFYGYSVGDQVLLRVVEEWKKRCDESILLGRWSGNEFIAVLSGSTKEKAKALANQLSEIADEPVVVDGLELYVMIKIGISQYPKDGTNAKTLIRKADIARYKLRQNAASQFLFFEKPMTREIQEKIATEQELRRALEREEFVLYYQPQIQLDTGMVTGMEALIRWNHPEKGLISPYAFISVAEQTGMIIPINEWVIRMACQQTKQLLKDFPNLSVSVNLSPYEFENRRFVHKLVKLLEETGIPPHHLDLEITERMTMDTEKAIAILKRLKSIGVTISMDDFGTGYSSLSYLTALPIDRLKIDRSFVRNIHGKKEAILPAIIRLGHNIGVKVLAEGVETEEEVAYLKDKHCDEAQGYYFAPPLSYEELIVFLCEHHYKKLHVQERK from the coding sequence ATGCCGAAAGGGATCGAATACGAATATACATTGTTTATTTTGTCTGCTGTTTTTCTTGTTGTGACCGCACAGCTATGGCTTCATCGTGTTGCGAAAAAGAAATTGTTATCATCGCTGTTTCAAACTGCTCCTCGGTTGACGGGGAGTTTTTATGTCATCGCCGTAGTGCTGCTTTTTAGCGGAACGATATATATCAATTACTTGGAAAAAGAACAACAAAAAGAATATGAAGAAGGCGCTAAAAATGTTGCGAGGCTGCTGGCTGACAATTTGACAAGCATGCATCATGAACGGTTGAATGAGCGGACGAGCGAAAACGATAAAACGTATTTGCACATTTTGCAGCTGATGACGCGCTGGCAAAACGATCATCCGGAAATATTGAGTGTGTACACGCTGAAAAAGAATGAGCGCGGGGAGCATTATTTTGTTGTCGATCCGGAGGCGGATTACAACCGGAACGGGAAGATCGACGGAAAGAGAGAGCAGCGCGTGCCGATTGGCACCGTTTATCGCACATATCTTCCTGAACTGGAGATGGCTTTTCAAGGAAAATTTGCCATGGAGGAACATCCGACCACAGACAGATGGGGAAAAAGCATCGGGGCGTTTATGCCGATATTCAAAGCAGATGGAACGGTGGACGCAGTTTTGGGAATTGACTATGATGCGAACACGTATTTGAAAAAATTAGAGAACGAGCGCCAGAAAGGAATGTGGATCAGTTTCCTCGTTTTTCTCGTCTGGGAAGCAGTTTATATATTAGGGGTATATGCGCAAATCGGCCGGAAGCTGTTTGCCAAACATAAGCAAGAACTTGAAGTCAGCGAAAAACGGTTTAAACGATTGTCGGAAATGACGACGGAAGGGATTATCGTGCATGCGCACGGAAAAGTAATAGAGGCTAACAAAGCAGCATGTCAGTTGTTCGGATATGTCGAAAAAGAAATCATTCATATGCCTATTCAAGATTTAGTGATTCCCGAATCGCTGAAAAATGCGGGACGGTGCCAAGAAGGAAAATGTGCAATTCAGCTGCGAAGAAAAGACGGAACAATTTTTAACGCGGAAGTCGTTCAATACGAGTATGACTATGGCGCCAATAAAAAAGTAAATGTCGCGGCGATTCGCGATATTACGGAACGGAAAAACAGTAAAGAAAAGAGGCAATGCATCGCTGTTCACGATGATTTGACAGGGCTGCCAAACAAGGAGGTGCTGCATCGGGCGATCGCGGAAAAAATTCAAGAAGCGTCTTGCCGCCGGGAAGAAGTGGCGGTTATGCTTTTAGAAATCAGCGGCATGAAGACCATTAACGACTTTTACGGATATTCCGTCGGCGATCAAGTGTTGTTGCGGGTTGTGGAAGAATGGAAAAAACGATGCGATGAAAGCATTTTGCTGGGAAGATGGAGCGGAAACGAATTTATCGCCGTTTTGTCTGGGAGTACGAAAGAAAAAGCGAAAGCGTTGGCGAATCAGTTGAGCGAAATCGCTGATGAACCGGTGGTGGTTGACGGCCTCGAATTGTATGTTATGATAAAAATTGGAATCAGTCAATATCCGAAAGACGGAACCAATGCGAAAACATTGATCCGGAAAGCGGATATTGCGCGGTACAAGCTGCGGCAAAATGCAGCAAGCCAATTTTTGTTCTTTGAAAAGCCAATGACTCGGGAGATTCAAGAAAAAATTGCGACAGAGCAGGAATTGCGCCGCGCGCTGGAAAGAGAGGAGTTTGTCCTTTATTATCAACCGCAAATTCAGTTGGACACTGGCATGGTGACAGGCATGGAGGCGCTGATCCGCTGGAATCATCCTGAAAAAGGGTTGATATCGCCTTATGCGTTCATCTCTGTTGCAGAACAGACGGGAATGATTATTCCAATTAACGAATGGGTTATCCGGATGGCATGCCAGCAAACGAAACAACTATTAAAGGACTTTCCAAATTTATCGGTGTCCGTCAACTTATCTCCGTATGAATTTGAAAACCGCCGTTTCGTTCATAAGCTTGTGAAACTGTTAGAAGAGACAGGGATACCGCCGCATCATTTAGATTTGGAAATTACGGAACGAATGACGATGGATACGGAAAAAGCGATTGCCATTTTAAAAAGGCTGAAATCTATCGGCGTTACGATCAGCATGGATGACTTTGGAACGGGATACAGTTCGTTAAGCTATTTGACTGCCCTTCCGATTGACCGCTTAAAAATTGACCGCTCATTTGTGCGAAACATTCACGGGAAAAAAGAAGCGATTTTGCCGGCCATTATTCGCCTCGGGCATAATATTGGCGTGAAGGTGCTTGCCGAAGGGGTAGAGACAGAAGAGGAAGTTGCATACTTGAAGGATAAGCATTGCGATGAAGCGCAAGGGTATTATTTCGCCCCGCCGCTGTCGTATGAGGAGTTAATCGTGTTTCTTTGCGAGCATCATTATAAAAAGCTGCACGTACAGGAGAGAAAATGA
- a CDS encoding DnaJ family domain-containing protein, with product MDIMWRIAEDKIREAMENGEFDNLPGFGKPLELEDLSHIPEELRIGYLMLKNAGYVSEEIKLKKDVMTLEDLLRCCDDEAEKEKLKKKLNEKLLRWNALMKRRNKTNSQALRDYQRQIDEKFR from the coding sequence ATGGATATTATGTGGAGAATTGCGGAAGATAAAATTCGCGAAGCGATGGAAAACGGTGAATTTGACAATCTTCCCGGCTTCGGGAAACCGCTGGAGCTGGAGGATTTGTCTCATATTCCCGAAGAGCTGCGAATCGGTTATCTAATGTTAAAAAACGCTGGCTATGTCTCTGAAGAAATCAAGTTAAAAAAAGACGTTATGACGCTGGAAGATTTATTGCGCTGCTGTGATGATGAAGCGGAAAAAGAAAAGCTGAAGAAAAAGCTCAATGAAAAATTGCTGCGGTGGAATGCGCTTATGAAAAGGCGCAATAAAACGAATTCCCAAGCATTGCGCGATTACCAGCGGCAGATTGACGAAAAATTTCGATGA